One Huiozyma naganishii CBS 8797 chromosome 5, complete genome DNA segment encodes these proteins:
- the ADE12 gene encoding adenylosuccinate synthase (similar to Saccharomyces cerevisiae ADE12 (YNL220W); ancestral locus Anc_2.23), protein MVNVVLGAQWGDEGKGKLVDLLVGHYDIVARCAGGNNAGHTIVVDGVKYDFHMLPSGLVNPNCLNLIGNGVVMHIPSFFQELENIESKGMTTARERLFISSRAHIVFGFHQRTDKLRELELAGRSKDGKNIGTTGKGIGPTYSTKASRSGLRIHHLVNDDPNSWEEFKTKYMRLLETRWARYGHFDYDYEGELAAMKQYRETLKPFVVDSVFFIHDAIRQGKKILVEGANALMLDIDFGTYPYVTSSSTAIGGVLTGLGIPPRAIENVYGVVKAYTTRVGEGPFPAEQLNEQGEKLQQIGAEYGVTTGRKRRCGWLDLVIMKYSTWINGYTSLNVTKLDVLDTFDEIPVAVGYTLNGKKLDLFPEDLNTLGKVDVEYVTLPGWKQDITSIKSYNDLPENAKKYLQFIEDFVGVPVEWVGTGPARDSMLHRDV, encoded by the coding sequence ATGGTTAACGTAGTTTTGGGTGCGCAATGGGGGGACGAAGGTAAGGGGAAGTTGGTCGATTTGCTCGTGGGTCACTACGACATTGTCGCTAGATGTGCCGGTGGGAACAACGCTGGCCACACGATTGTCGTTGACGGGGTCAAGTACGACTTCCACATGCTCCCCTCCGGGCTTGTCAACCCGAACTGTCTGAACTTGATCGGGAACGGGGTTGTGATGCACATCCCGTCGTTCTTCCAAGAACTGGAGAACATCGAGTCCAAAGGTATGACCACGGCGAGGGAGCGGTTGTTCATCTCCTCGCGTGCTCACATTGTCTTTGGGTTCCACCAGCGCACGGATAAGTTGCGTGAGCTTGAGCTTGCCGGGAGGTCCAAAGACGGGAAGAACATTGGTACCACGGGGAAAGGGATCGGCCCCACGTACTCGACGAAGGCGTCGCGTTCCGGGTTGCGGATCCACCACTTGGTCAACGACGACCCTAACTCGTGGGAGGAGTTCAAGACGAAGTACATGCGGTTGCTGGAGACCCGTTGGGCCCGGTACGGCCACTTCGACTACGACTACGAGGGCGAGCTCGCCGCGATGAAACAGTACCGTGAGACGCTCAAACCGTTTGTGGTGGACTCCGTGTTCTTCATCCACGACGCGATCCGccaggggaagaagatccTCGTCGAAGGTGCAAACGCGCTGATGCTTGATATTGACTTCGGGACGTACCCGTACGTGACCTCTTCGAGCACGGCAATCGGCGGTGTGTTGACCGGTCTCGGGATCCCACCGCGCGCCATTGAAAACGTCTACGGGGTAGTCAAGGCGTACACGACGCGTGTCGGTGAGGGACCCTTCCCAGCGGAACAACTAAACGAACAGGGggagaagttgcaacagatcGGCGCGGAGTACGGTGTCACGACGGGCCGCAAGAGGCGTTGTGGGTGGCTCGACTTGGTCATCATGAAGTACTCCACGTGGATCAACGGGTACACGTCGCTGAACGTCACGAAACTGGACGTCCTGGACACCTTCGACGAGATCCCAGTCGCCGTTGGCTACACTCTCAACGGCAAGAAACTCGACCTTTTCCCAGAAGACTTGAACACTCTGGGCAAAGTCGACGTCGAGTACGTCACGCTGCCCGGCTGGAAGCAGGACATCACCTCGATAAAGTCGTACAACGACCTCCCAGAGAACGCCAAGAAATACCTGCAGTTCATCGAGGACTTCGTCGGCGTCCCCGTCGAGTGGGTCGGCACGGGCCCAGCAAGAGACAGCATGCTACATCGCGACGTCTGA